The Larimichthys crocea isolate SSNF chromosome X, L_crocea_2.0, whole genome shotgun sequence genome segment TTATTATTTGACCTATTATGAATGTTTGTTCTACATTCGTCTCTGATTACAACTCACTGTTAATGTACAGCTTACTTTTATGCATTCTTGCAGACATATTCCTGAGAAAACTTTGGCagtggtgggatttgaacccacgcccTTCTCTAAATTCTCTAAAACTCGCCCAAAGGGTGTCTGAGATGAAAAATCAGTCTTAGGTCAAACCACTCAAAATGTCAATAACAACATCCTGGTGATGATGGCTCACCAGAAGGTATCGATTCATTTTGAGCCAAAATAATATTTGGAACTACTGAATTAAATCAACCGTGCCAGTGTTTCTCTGACATGTCCAAAATGTAACTGTAAAAGTATTTTCGATTAAGCTTGTAGCTGAATTATAtaaaagcagacaaagaaaTCAATGCAACACAGACCATTAGACGGTAAGCATCACATTTAGCACTCAGCAAGTCACTGTTAGAGAGTATGCAAAGTGCACTCGGTCAAAGACACTGTGACTTCTAAAATTATACTCTATGGATGTCATATTAGAGCAAAGAGATGCCGAACCAAAGTATAACTGGATGCACTGTCATGTacgtctttgtttttctgcaggaaCATTTCGAGGTGTTTGCAAAGACATTGATCACTTTGCTGAGGATGCAGACTACGAGCAGGATGCTGCAGAGTATTTACTACGTGGGTAACAAATTTGCAAGTATAACTGTAAGATCTAACAACTATAACAAATCTCCTGTATTCAAATGTTATCTATGCCCCTTTccattctcctctcctgtccttccTCAGGAGCAGTACGAGCCTCCAGCCTCTTCCCCATCCTCAGTGTGGGATTATTATTTCTTGGAGGTGTGTGCGTAGCTGCCAGCGAGTTCTACAAGTCACGCTACAATGTCATCCTCAGCGCTGGTAtactctttgtctctgcaggtcaGAAACGCACACAAATGTAACGTGCATGCACCCAAATTACAGTATTCATCATCCATCTGACCCATCCCTCTGAACTGTTCCAGGTCTCAGTAACATCATTGGGATCATTGTGTACATATCAGCCAACTCAGGTGACCCTAGCCAGAGTGACAACAAGAAGAGCTACTCCTATGGCTGGTCTTTTTACTTTGGCGCTCTGTCCTTCGTTCTGGCTGAGATGGTGGGTGTCCTGGCAGTGCACGTGTTcatagaaaaacacagacagctgcGCACTAAAGGCCGACCTTCCCTCATAAAGCCGCCCATCTCTCACAGCTCATCTTACTACCGCAACCGCTACTACCAGAACCGCAGCCGTCGATACAGCTACAGGAGCAACCACAGTGTGGGGGACTCAACCTCACATTCCTTTCGAGCATCCTTGATGCGAGACCGAGAGCCGTCCATCTGCACTGAATCCAAACTCATGGCAGGTTTGCCAACATCAGTGACGGATGGCTCAGAGTTCATGCTCTACACCTTAGCCTCACCTCTTAAAGACGGTAAGATTGACATGGCTGAAGATGATTTAACTACTGAAGTTgctcacaacaacacagagataCTGCCTGGAAACTGTGCTGCCAACAGAAGGACCACGCCGGTCTGAGAGGAGAGTTACAGGAGGGAGGATGCACTGTGATTAAACACAAGAAGGACTTGTGTGAGaggagaacattaaaaaaagaggaaatcctttctgcctttcttagtggagaaagagaaaagactttAGAGACAAGAATAGTTGTGCATCTGTAgacaaaatgtcaagaaaaagtgaataaatcaaaatcacatttttccagAGAGCTCAACGTGACATGtctaaattgcttgttttgtttgaccaacagtccaaaacccagagatattcaatttacaatgatataaatGACGCAAGACTTAATGTTTAGAAAGCTGAAAAGTGTTGATTATAATCAATTATCAAAGAGgttgcagattattttcatcagtcaactaattgattaatctatGAAGTTGTCCAGGTCTTCTTCTCTTGAGGAAGATTAAATTTGAGGCAACTGGACTCGGCTCTCtatctgtgaagacatttcacttCTCATCCCAGatgcttcttcagttctgattAACTGGTGGGAATATCTTAAAGGGATCGTTAATCAGGCCAATATCCAATGCAGTGAGGAGTGCACAGGCCGATACATTGGTGAAACCAAAGAGCCGCTTAACAATGCGTGGCTCAACACAGGGCTTACACTCTTTTAGTGACAATGATGTTCACATTTTGGATAGGGAGGCTCTCTatgtaaaagtagagaaaccaTCCCTCAACAAAGGAGGAGGGCTCAGACACCACTTATCCCCATTATGTCTATTAATAACTGTTGTTTGAACCAGATTTCAGGTTACATTAACATCTGTTGTCCACACCAGATCTCAGTTGATGTTAACAACTTAGACAACAGTCGCCACGAGGACAAGGAGCACCAACAAACCAACTAGAGACAATGGCCTGGTTCATTATCCTAACAAGGCTATATACCTGGGTTTCCATACCcgtcagtcagaactgaagaagcttcttggatgataggtgaaacatcttcatgcAGTCCAATTGCCTCAGATTGAACCCTTCTCAAAACTTGCTGGTGACAAGCTCTAAGAAAATGAAATGGAGTTAACAAGAACACAATTGTGAGTTCTAATATTTCTGTGCTcctcttttttgttgttctaCTATCCTATTACAGTAGcacatctacagtatatctgtagtgtgtgtgaagAAGTGTATAGTAATAGGAATATGTGTATGAGACAGGCAgtcatgcagagagagacagaaaataagaaaccacacacagaaatacaacacacacaagcacatgtacacacacatctggGAATGACATAGTTAACTGTGTCCTGTTCCTGTCCTGCTTTTTGTGGACCTAAACTCAAAATCGAAACCCCATTAAACACATTAGAACTTTCTATAACTGTCTCCCACTCactgtgtctatttgtgtgtctctgtgtgtataaGTGTAGCAAAAAGGCTTTGCCCTCATGGTAATGTCACTGAGTCTCTGTTTACATCAAATAAAGCTTATGTATTAACACAAAATGTGCGTTGGACTGAAGTAAGTGTGGTTCAGGtgtagtgttgttgttttgtactgcACAGAGCACATCTCAGCTGTgtaagagaaaatgagagaatatTCAAATATcgatattatgtgtgtgtacatgcatgagTAAGCTGTGttagagatgatgatgatgagacagTATAAACAGCTTCACAGACCTACAACAGCGGTACAGCAGGCAGTCTGAGACCTGATGCGTTGCTATGGCAGCAACATCATTCAGGCGAACATTCAAGGCAGCTGTGATGAATATGCTCAACAGTGCCATCATGCCACACAAGAATATCACACATATTATAGTTGCCATATCAACTTTACACAGTTCAAAGCAGCAATTTTAAACAGGTTCCAACTCCACAGTGTCTGTTTTTCAACAAGAGGAATActtgcagacagacagtgtatTCATGACAAAACCCTGGCAGcggtgggattcgaacccacgcccCCGAAGAGACTGGAGCCTTaatccagcgccttagaccGCTCGGCCACGCTACCTCTAAAAGCAGCAATAGAACAATTATTTCCAAtcactatatatatagtacggattgaattttttgttttattcattttacagccATGGAGATTgccgctgttttttttttttttttttgttactccTATACTCTATTTACTCTAAATTTCTGCACAGAGCATACTGTATAACTACTCTACTACTAACTAACTACTTGACAGGTTAAAGGACACCTTTTTGAACAGGTCCACATTTATTTCTTGTTGCacattgtttattttccacaggagGAACACATATTGAGTAGGAGGTGTTCTTTCTCTTACATTTATGATTACATGTCTTTGTACTTGTTGGTATTCTTTCAGACATATTCATGATAAAATACTGACAGTGGTAGGATTCGAACCAGCGCCTTTGAACAGGAATTATGAATTTATAGaaaccaaaagtgttttttgtaccaggttgtaaacaacatgtttatttctgctgttaaattGGGTACTTAATAAGGaagcttatggagattgacttgttctgttgGCAACTTCACGTTACTGTTTGTAGTACCTGTCAGGGAGTTGGCAGTTCAATTTCTCCAACAGTTATTGACTTTGATTACAACTCCACTTATATTCATGACAAAACCATGGCAGCGGTGGGATTCAAATTGGAATTTCTACCCTGATGACGGCAGCACATGGACGTACACATCCATGCGCCAGCACAAAGGCTAGCGTGTGCTGCTACCACAAGACATTTTGGATGAAAGACTTCCTCTGAATAGACTttgaaataaacagacataTGCATATGAAGctaataaaaatctaaatcctTGTCAGACGATAGCCAGTGGGTACTGAAATTGCATATCCACTGTAactgtacagttgtcatgaacggggaggTTGAGTGATTCTGCTGCCAGTGCCTCAGAGGATATTGCTCAGTAGACAGTGATATTTCTCCCCAGTTTTTTGTCTCTGATTACAGCTACCTGTTAATGTATTGCTGGTATtcttgcagacagacagtgtatTTATGACAAAACCCTGGCAGcggtgggattcgaacccacgcccCCGAAGAGACTGGAGCCTTaatccagcgccttagaccGCTCGGCCACGCTACCTCTAAAAGCCACACTAGAACAATTATTTCCaatcagtatatatatatcagaatATTAAAGTGATATACAAGCAAAATCATATATGAGATAATGTACGGAttgaattttttgttttattcatttcacagtCGTGGAGATTGccgctgttttgttttgttttgttttgttactccACTGTTATGTTACTGTACTTACTCTAAGTTTCTGCacagaacatactgtatatcctgTCATGGCGACTGTATAAACTACTTTGCGGGTTAAAGGACACCTTTTTGAACAGGTCCACATTTATTTCTTGTTCCATAGTGTTTGAGTAGAAGGTGTTCTTTCTCTTACATTTATGATTACATGTCTTTGTACTTGTTGGTATTGTTGCAGACATATTCATGATAAAATACTGACAGTGGTAGGATTCGAACCTGCGCCTTTGAACAGGAATAATGAATTTATAGAAagcaaaagtgttttttgttctaGGTTGTAAAcaatttatttctgctgttaaattGGGTACTTAATATGGaagcttatggagattgagCTGTTCTGTTGGCAACTTCACGTTACTGTTTGTAGTACCTGTCAGGGAGTTGGCAGCTCAATTTCTCCAACAGTTAGTGACTTTGATTTACATTTCCACTTGTTGAGATTCTTACAGGTCCATGTCAGCCTTATATTCATGACAAAATCTTGGCAGcggtgggattcgaacccacgcccCCGAAGAGACTGGAGCCTTaatccagcgccttagaccGCTCGGCCACGCTACCTCTGGTAGCGACAAACACACAGCTTGTTCCACTGAATCTATATGGAAATAGTCAATTAAATAAAACGTATCGTTcaaaccatagacatatatacacagagatatatacatagacgccgcattgagcgggttggtcgttggtcgcgatacgtcaacgggtccgccgTATTGGATaaggcaggtctgcccgtaaactaatacaaggaaatggactgaacttcataaagcgcctttctacaaagttctttaagttaatgcctcttatacacccatttacacacacaccaatatatctgggaaacaaacaggcaccaaaaacaacgtatgtaacttttaaagtgatgattataaatgtttactccttatgtaagcaccaaaccaacgtatgtatttttctaatgctgagtgtttacagctactaatgtgtgtaacactgttactgtgatgataaatattgaaatatttatatttaacatttaatctgtgtctataataaccagaccctgaaatgtagatgtggcatgagggttttctgaataaagagcactaacatgtacattacacgtgaacatatatacatacatatagtacacacacacacacacgtgtatacTATATGTAGGTCACACTGGCATGCTGTCTCTCTTGTGGTAGGAAGGAACTGctttgtgaaaacagaaaacagttaaatcagctgtGTAATAAGCAGGAGTGGACATCGTCCCGGTGGGCCGTTGAACCAATGTGGGCCGGTCCGGTCcgctatgttttttttctctctctctctctaacttcCCTCCAATTTTTCTGGCCAATTGGCTACAGAGGGCTAGTAGTTTGTAGCCAGCATCGACACATATTATTGGTCTATGTTTGTCACTGTCAATCAATCATGGGCTGACAGGCTCNNNNNNNNNNCCTTCTTTTCTCTACGAactctgctctgtctttcttcttcttctccgcccctcccctccttttccctctttttttcctgcgTTAACACTTGTTTTTTGTCCTTACTGTTGTATACACAATATctgaaattatttatatttaacatttaatcttgTGTCTATACTAACCAGAccctgaaatgtagatgtgacatgaggtttTCCTGAATAAAGCcgcactaacgtgtacattacacgtgaacatatagccattacatatatataattaaacttactattatattatattatatttattatattatattacttatattattattatattatattatattatattatattatatgaatattaGATTATACCGATTAGATACCGAACATAGACACCAAAGGGTCGGCCCACTTCCAGCAGTTTCATAGTTTCTCCGCACACAAGATATGACCGCGCCGCAAGGGAGTCAAGCGTGGGAGCGTGGCTAATGTCGGCGATGCCTCGAACGTTCGAGGCACGCCTCGATCTGCGGCGACATTCTCCGAAAAGTTGTATAAATAGTAGCCAGTTCGCTGGATTTTGCCACCAGCGAATTTTTGCTGCGCCTGCGGACTCCGCCTTGGGAATGGCAAGAATTCCCATCGGCGGGGACGCAAGTTCGGCTGGCTGTAACCGACCATGTGCGTCAGCATACCGGCACCTGTGCCGACGCCTACAATCGCCGGTTACTGCGCGGGTGCGGCGGCGACCGCCGTGGGAATGCAAGAATCCCTCGGCGGGACGCACGTCCTGGCTGTACACCACCTACCCGGCCATGTGACGG includes the following:
- the cacng3a gene encoding voltage-dependent calcium channel gamma-3 subunit, translating into MRLCNRGMMMLLTTAGAFCAFSLMTIAVGTDYWLYSRGMCRSKSQGDNETVRKNEEVLTHSGLWRTCCTEGTFRGVCKDIDHFAEDADYEQDAAEYLLRAVRASSLFPILSVGLLFLGGVCVAASEFYKSRYNVILSAGILFVSAGLSNIIGIIVYISANSGDPSQSDNKKSYSYGWSFYFGALSFVLAEMVGVLAVHVFIEKHRQLRTKGRPSLIKPPISHSSSYYRNRYYQNRSRRYSYRSNHSVGDSTSHSFRASLMRDREPSICTESKLMAGLPTSVTDGSEFMLYTLASPLKDGKIDMAEDDLTTEVAHNNTEILPGNCAANRRTTPV